In one Colletotrichum destructivum chromosome 2, complete sequence genomic region, the following are encoded:
- a CDS encoding Putative translation initiation factor 2A, translation initiation factor, beta propellor, which produces MASSQLQFAYRTQKGIGLFDAAPTYQPLAGFTKPEGNLRCCTYSPCGRYFAWASPEVVTVVDASNGQQVLALPILNVYELGFSPLGTFLVTWERPAKDENGDATKNLKVWRTVEDGVAGADKVPLGKYVQKSQGGWNLQYTADEKFCARQVTNEVQFYESHDLGTVWNKLRVEGVADFALAPGRSHSVAVFIPERKGQPAAVKVYNVPQFTSPISQKTFFKGDKVQLKWNNLGTSILVLAQTDVDKSNKSYYGETTLYLLSVNGSFDARVSLDKEGPIHDVTWSPNSKEFGVVYGYMPAKTTIFNHRAVATHSFPLGPRNTIIFSPTGRFALVAGFGNLAGQIDVYDLEKDFRKLHTIESGNPSVCTWSPDSRYIITATTSPRLRVDNGVKIWHASGPLMYNEDMVELYHVVWRPQAVDKVAGGDPLNPVPTPHASAATYLGTVKTPSKPAGAYRPPGARGLATPLHFKREDEGGAAHVSMNNGSAAIGPNGFGRPRRGVPGAEFAGASSGASKIPGADTADGDENLSKAALKNKKKRNNKKREGEANPEGQNGGGASLAPPPRDFGSGAGHEGRSPERRGGAGGNHRHRSHSRNPGAGQSRNRSNTHRGQNGAPQVPNAQAQQAVPAAGADADASQNPNSKKIRSLQKKVRAIEDLEMRLAGGEKLEDTQMKKIGTKSSVLKELEALEREL; this is translated from the exons ATGGCGTCCTCGCAGTTGCAGTTTGCCTACCGAACCCAGAAGGGCATCGGCCTGTTTGATGCTGCCCCGACCTATCAGCCTCTCGCTGGGTTCACCAAGCCCGAAGGGAACCTCCGGTGTTGTACATACTCGCCCTGTGGCCGCTACTTTGCCTGGGCGAGCCCCGAAGTCGTTACGGTTGTCGACGCCTCCAACGGCCAGCAGGTTCTTGCCCTCCCCATCCTCAATGTCTACGAGCTCGGCTTTTCTCCCCTCGGTACCTTTCTCGTGACTTGGGAGCGCCCTGCCAAGGACGAGAACGGTGATGCGACCAAGAACTTGAAGGTCTGGCGCACTGTCGAGGACGGtgtggccggcgccgacaaggtgCCCCTGGGCAAGTACGTTCAGAAGTCTCAGGGAGGCTGGAACCTTCAGTACACAGCCGACGAGAAGTTTTGTGCCCGCCAGGTCACCAACGAAGTCCAGTTCTACGAGAGTCACGACCTGGGCACCGTGTGGAACAAGTTGAGGGTTGAGGGTGTCGCCGACTTCGCCCTGGCACCCGGCCGCTCCCACTCTGTTGCCGTCTTCATCCCCGAGCGCAAG GGACAACCtgccgccgtcaaggtctACAACGTGCCTCAGTTCACCTCGCCCATCTCTCAAAAGACCTTCTTCAAGGGCGACAAGGTCCAGCTCAAGTGGAACAACCTGGGCACCAGCATCCTTGTGCTGGCCCAGACCGACGTCGACAAGTCCAACAAGAGTTACTACGGCGAGACTACGCTCTACCTGCTGAGCGTCAACGGCTCCTTCGACGCCCGCGTCAGTCTCGACAAGGAGGGCCCCATCCACGACGTCACCTGGTCCCCGAACTCCAAGGAGTTCGGTGTTGTTTACGGATACATGCCCGCCAAGACTACCATCTTCAACCACCGAGCCGTCGCTACCCACTCGTTCCCCCTGGGCCCTCGCAACACCATCATCTTTTCGCCCACGGGACGCTTCGCCCTCGTTGCTGGTTTCGGTAatctggctggccagatCGACGTCTATGACCTCGAGAAGGATTTCCGCAAGTTGCACACCATTGAGAGTGGGAACCCCAGCGTCTGCACGTGGAGCCCCGACAGCCGTTACATCATCACGGCCACCACTTCTCCTCGCCTTCGCGTCGACAATGGCGTCAAGATCTGGCACGCCAGCGGTCCCCTCATGTACAATGAGGACATGGTTGAGCTGTACCACGTTGTTTGGAGGCCTCAAGCCGTCGACAAGGTTGCGGGCGGAGATCCGTTGAACCCGGTCCCCACCCCGCACGCCTCTGCGGCCACGTACCTCGGCACTGTCAAGACCCCTAGCAAGCCTGCGGGAGCTTACCGCCCCCCTGGTGCCCGTGGTCTTGCCACCCCGCTTCATTTTAAGCGTGAAGATGAGGGTGGTGCAGCCCACGTCAGCATGAACAACGGTTCTGCGGCCATCGGACCTAATGGGTtcggccgccctcggcgtggTGTGCCTGGCGCCGAGTTTGCAGGTGCCTCCAGCGGCGCTTCCAAGATCCCCGGAGCCGACaccgccgatggcgatgagaaTTTGTCAAaggcggcgttgaagaacaagaaaaagcgcaacaacaagaagagagagggcgaggcgAACCCCGAAGGCcagaacggcggcggtgcttCGCTCGCCCCGCCTCCTCGCGACTTCGGCTCGGGAGCGGGCCACGAGGGCCGCAGCCCCGAGCGCCGTGGCGGTGCCGGAGGTAATCACAGACATCGCAGCCACTCTCGTAACCCGGGTGCCGGTCAGTCCCGTAACAGGAGCAACACGCACCGGGGTCAGAATGGCGCGCCTCAGGTGCCGAACGCGCAAGCCCAGCAGGCcgtgccggcggccggcgctgATGCCGACGCCTCGCAAAACCCGAATTCCAAGAAGATTCGCAGCCTGCAGAAGAAGGTGCGGGCCATTGAGGATCTCGAGATGAGACTGGCCGGtggcgagaagctcgaggacaCCCAGATGAAGAAGATTGGCACCAAGTCCTCCGTGCTCAAGGAGCTGGAGGCTCTCGAGAGGGAGCTGTAG
- a CDS encoding Putative RNA polymerase II-associated protein RPAP1/Rba50, which produces MNTLMLVGDIVEKETPPAKPPVVFDDIDAAPTGFPAHKKRTRVSAFKQQRQGKPITGAQTAAATSSISAPQPDENGGGGDSQKSFEAAERRRIDRENRQKLEDMSPDDIARERRELMESLDPSLIQRLLGRANIDEQHGPNPFDPPAAEDSKAKGAPAPAPEIKIEDTSAPPKPQAEPRPASKSAPKSVSFAEVEDSEPSPRPLANEDKPPSAPPEDLFPLNSQPDKTHFPQPPALPDLDPSHPDFLATLHEKFFPNLPADPSKLAWMAPIPTAHSPADRESPYYPGQPSLPISALRFDFKGGLIPPKLSRSIPVSKGLHHHGQAPEAAGYTIEELAIYARSAVPAQRCVAFQTLGRILYRLGKGEWGNGEEDSLARGIWSSIQEGRVLESLSEAAIVEGGHRGSRAYATEALWLFEKGGWREQWSGR; this is translated from the coding sequence ATGAACACACTCATGTTAgtcggcgacatcgtcgaaAAGGAGACGCCACCCGCGAAGCCCCCCGTCGTAttcgacgacatcgacgccgccccgACCGGCTTCCCCGCACACAAGAAGCGCACCCGCGTGTCCGCCTTCAAGCAGCAGCGACAGGGCAAGCCCATTACGGGCGCCCAGACTGCGGCGGCAACGAGCTCCATATCGGCACCGCAACCAGACGagaatggcggcggcggcgactcaCAAAAGtccttcgaggccgccgagcgccGCCGGATCGATCGCGAGAACCGACAGAAACTAGAGGACATGAGCCCAGACGACAtcgcgagggagaggagggaacTGATGGAATCGCTCGACCCGTCGCTCATCCAACGCCTCCTCGGCAGGGCCAACATCGACGAGCAACACGGTCCGAATCCCTTCGATCCGCCCGCCGCGGAAGATAGCAAGGCCAAAGgggcgccggctccggcgccagAGATCAAGATCGAAGACACCTCTgcgccgccgaagccccAGGCCGAGCCCCGGCCAGCCTCAAAGTCGGCTCCGAAATCCGTGTCCtttgccgaggtcgaggactCGGAGCCCTCGCCACGGCCCCTCGCGAACGAAGACAAACCCCCCTCCGCGCCCCCGGAAGACCTCTTCCCACTCAACTCTCAACCCGACAAGACGCACTTCCCCCAGCCGCCCGCCCTTCCCGACCTCGATCCATCCCACCCGGATTTCCTCGCGACCCTCCACGAGAAGTTCTTCCCGAACCTCCCCGCCGACCCGAGCAAGCTTGCGTGGATGGCGCCCATCCCCACCGCCCACAGCCCGGCGGACCGTGAGTCCCCTTACTACCCGGGCCAGCCCTCGCTGCCCATCTCGGCGCTGCGCTTCGACTTCAAGGGCGGCCTGATTCCGCCCAAGCTGAGCAGGTCGATCCCCGTGTCCAAGGGGCTGCACCACCACGGCCAAGCGCCCGAGGCGGCCGGTTACACGATCGAAGAGCTGGCCATCTATGCGCGGAGCGCTGTTCCGGCGCAGCGCTGCGTCGCGTTCCAGACACTGGGCCGGATACTGTACAGGTTGGGAAAGGGCGAGTGgggcaacggcgaggaggacagCCTGGCGAGGGGCATCTGGAGCAGCATTCAGGAGGGAAGGGTGCTGGAAAGCCTGTCAGAGGCAgccatcgtcgagggcggccacAGAGGCAGCCGCGCGTATGCGACGGAAGCGCTTTGGCTGTTTGAGAAGGGCGGCTGGAGAGAGCAGTGGTCTGGGAGGTAA